The DNA window GGCGTAGTGCGGGCGGCCGGGTTCGCGCCGGCCGTTGACGTACACGGCGCAGTCGACCACGGCGTCCGGGTTGGACCGGCGCGGAGCGGGCGATTGATCCTCGGCCCGACCGAGCAGCCGACGGGTCAGGGCGCGTACGCCTCGGCCGGCCCGGTCCCGTACGGACTGCTGATCCACGTGTGCCTCCCCGTCGCCGGCGCACCGCCCCACGGTGCCCGGAGGGGATGGTGCCACCGCATTCTGCCGAGCAGGGTCCGGCTCGCGACAGCCGGGCGGCCCGGCTCAGGCCGTGCGGGTGGCGAAGACGACGATGTTGTCCACGTAGTTCCCGGTCCCGGCGTCGAACCGGCCGCCGCAGGTGATCAGACGGAGCCCGGCGATGTCCGCCGAGCCGTAGACCAGGGTGGTGGGGAAGTGGTCCTTCGGGTACGACCGCACACCGTCCACAGTGAACGTCGTGACCCGTGCGTCAGCGCGGGTGATCTGGATCTCCTGGCCGGCGCGTAGCCGCCCGAGGTCGAAGAAGACCGCCGGGCCGGCCGGGGAGTCGACGTGCCCGACCACGACGGCGTTGCCGGTCTCGCCCGGGCTGACCCCGTGCCGGTACCAGCCGGCGAGGGTCGGCCGGTCCAGTGGTGGCACCTCCAGCACCCCGGCGGCGTCCGCGCCAACCGGGACGACCTCGGCGCGTACGCCGATGGCCGGGATCTGCACCCGGACGGGCGCGGCGCGGGGCAGCGGCGCCAGGTCCGGTGCGGGGTGGGTGCGTGTCGGCGCGTCGGCTGGCGGCCGTGGTGGCCGCGCCGGGTCGGCGGTGACGCCGACGGTGATGAACCCCAGCCCGCTCACGACGAGCAGGGCGACCACGGCCGGAAGGGTCCGCCGTCTCCACACGTGCCGACCTCCGTACGGAATCGTCAGGGTGCCCGCGCCGGTGTCACCGGTGCGGGCACCCGTCCTCAGGGATGGAGCGGGTCGCCGGTCAGGCGACGGCGGACACCGGACGACGCCGGCGGAACAGGATCACCGCGCCCACGGCGGCGGTGCCGAGCAGCGTGCCGCCGGCGGCGAGGGCACCGTTGT is part of the Micromonospora cremea genome and encodes:
- a CDS encoding class F sortase → MWRRRTLPAVVALLVVSGLGFITVGVTADPARPPRPPADAPTRTHPAPDLAPLPRAAPVRVQIPAIGVRAEVVPVGADAAGVLEVPPLDRPTLAGWYRHGVSPGETGNAVVVGHVDSPAGPAVFFDLGRLRAGQEIQITRADARVTTFTVDGVRSYPKDHFPTTLVYGSADIAGLRLITCGGRFDAGTGNYVDNIVVFATRTA